A single region of the Acinetobacter sp. WCHA45 genome encodes:
- the pheS gene encoding phenylalanine--tRNA ligase subunit alpha: MSLEALTTEALAAIAAAQDLAALDQVRVQFTGKKSQLAEQSKALGKMDPEERKVQGAAIHAVREAINAALTERQQTLQQAELAKKLASETIDITLPGRGQRMGSIHPVTQVQERICQFFTKAGFQVAHGPEVEDDYHNFEALNIPGHHPARAMHDTFYFDATHLLRTHTSGVQIRTMETSQPPIRIVCPGRVYRCDSDQTHSPMFHQIEGLYVAENTSFAELKGLLINLLNEFFEKDLKVRFRPSYFPFTEPSAEVDIMDERGRWLEVLGCGMVHPNVLRAAGIDPDKYKGFAFGLGVERFAMLRYGINDLRMFYQNDVRFLRQFA, translated from the coding sequence ATGTCACTGGAAGCCCTGACCACTGAAGCGCTTGCTGCCATTGCAGCGGCTCAAGACCTTGCTGCACTCGATCAAGTTCGTGTGCAATTTACAGGGAAGAAAAGCCAGCTCGCAGAACAGTCGAAAGCACTTGGAAAAATGGATCCTGAAGAGCGAAAAGTACAAGGTGCTGCGATTCATGCTGTGCGTGAAGCAATCAATGCAGCTTTGACTGAGCGTCAACAGACATTACAACAAGCTGAACTTGCAAAAAAATTAGCAAGTGAAACCATTGATATTACCTTGCCGGGCCGCGGTCAGCGCATGGGAAGTATTCATCCTGTTACTCAAGTACAAGAGCGTATTTGCCAATTCTTTACTAAAGCAGGTTTCCAAGTTGCTCATGGTCCAGAAGTTGAAGATGATTATCACAACTTTGAAGCCTTAAATATTCCGGGACATCACCCAGCCCGTGCGATGCATGACACTTTCTATTTTGATGCAACGCATTTGCTTCGTACCCATACTTCGGGCGTGCAAATTCGAACCATGGAAACTAGTCAGCCGCCAATTCGTATCGTGTGTCCTGGCCGTGTTTATCGTTGTGACTCAGATCAAACCCATTCGCCAATGTTCCATCAGATCGAAGGTTTGTATGTTGCTGAAAATACCAGCTTTGCTGAGTTAAAAGGTTTATTGATTAACCTACTCAATGAGTTCTTTGAAAAAGATTTAAAAGTACGTTTCCGTCCATCTTACTTCCCATTCACTGAGCCAAGCGCTGAAGTGGATATCATGGATGAACGTGGTCGTTGGTTAGAAGTTTTAGGCTGTGGCATGGTACATCCAAATGTACTGCGTGCTGCAGGAATTGATCCTGATAAATACAAAGGCTTTGCCTTTGGTCTAGGGGTAGAGCGTTTTGCAATGTTGCGTTATGGCATCAATGATTTGCGTATGTTCTACCAAAATGACGTGCGTTTCTTACGCCAATTTGCCTAA
- the rpmI gene encoding 50S ribosomal protein L35, with the protein MAKLKTRRGAAKRFKATANGFKRKQAFKRHILTKKSAKRIRQLRGCVMVHVSDVASVRAMCPYI; encoded by the coding sequence ATGGCTAAGTTAAAAACTCGCCGTGGTGCAGCTAAACGCTTTAAAGCGACTGCAAACGGTTTCAAGCGCAAACAAGCATTCAAGCGCCACATTTTGACCAAAAAATCTGCTAAGCGTATCCGTCAATTGCGCGGTTGTGTAATGGTTCACGTAAGTGACGTTGCATCAGTTCGTGCTATGTGCCCATACATCTAA
- a CDS encoding MFS transporter — translation MNIQNDAFAALRYRDFSIVTLNQFCLTLAILIQEIIVAYSLYQITRDPLTLGFIGLAEAIPFITLSLWGGYVADKLNKQSIMKVCLFFSIPLPLVLWGLFHLHGLEKIGISTLSWGIYAVIFALGTIRGFYNPSATSLKPFLIPRELYANGATWTTIGWQSGVIIGPMLGGFMLAFLGRETSLFAVSALLAICFILINCLQKRTFPKMETENVLQSLTDGFRFILKTKIVLWAISLDLVSVLFGGVIALLPIFAEEILKVGPEGLGYLRAAPSIGALITMIVLTKFPPMHNAWRNMLLAVAGFGIFTILFAFSNNIWLSLFTLAMTGACDSVSVVVRQTVLQIFPPENMRGRVAAVNGMFVSSSNELGAFESGLAAKYLGTITATIFGGCMTLAVVTYCWFKTSDLFKVDITKGTDH, via the coding sequence ATGAATATTCAGAATGACGCATTCGCCGCGTTACGGTATCGAGATTTCTCTATCGTGACCTTGAATCAATTTTGCTTAACACTGGCAATTTTAATTCAGGAAATTATTGTTGCTTATTCACTCTATCAAATCACTCGTGATCCCCTAACCTTGGGTTTTATTGGTCTAGCTGAAGCAATCCCATTTATCACGCTTTCTTTATGGGGTGGTTATGTTGCAGATAAACTGAATAAACAAAGCATTATGAAGGTCTGTTTATTCTTTTCCATTCCTTTACCTTTGGTTCTTTGGGGCTTATTTCATTTACATGGCTTAGAAAAAATTGGTATTAGCACACTTTCTTGGGGCATCTATGCTGTCATATTTGCCTTGGGTACTATTCGGGGTTTTTACAATCCATCAGCCACTTCACTCAAACCCTTTTTAATTCCACGCGAACTGTATGCAAATGGTGCAACTTGGACCACCATCGGTTGGCAAAGTGGTGTCATTATTGGGCCAATGTTGGGTGGTTTTATGTTGGCATTTCTGGGACGTGAAACGAGCCTTTTTGCAGTATCAGCATTATTGGCAATCTGCTTTATTTTGATTAATTGCTTACAGAAACGAACATTCCCAAAAATGGAAACTGAGAATGTCTTACAAAGCCTGACCGATGGTTTCCGCTTTATTTTGAAAACCAAAATTGTTTTATGGGCAATCTCACTAGACTTGGTATCGGTACTCTTTGGTGGTGTGATTGCTCTGTTGCCCATTTTTGCAGAAGAAATCTTAAAGGTCGGCCCTGAAGGTTTAGGTTATCTACGCGCCGCCCCTTCGATCGGCGCACTGATTACTATGATTGTCCTGACCAAGTTTCCGCCAATGCATAACGCTTGGCGGAATATGTTATTGGCTGTCGCTGGCTTTGGTATTTTTACCATTCTGTTCGCCTTTTCAAACAATATATGGCTATCACTATTTACCTTAGCCATGACTGGTGCGTGTGACAGTGTTTCTGTTGTGGTTCGTCAAACTGTGCTACAAATTTTCCCACCTGAAAATATGCGAGGTCGAGTGGCTGCGGTAAATGGAATGTTCGTTTCATCGAGTAATGAACTCGGGGCTTTTGAATCAGGTCTAGCAGCCAAATATCTCGGAACAATCACTGCGACCATATTTGGTGGTTGTATGACGCTTGCAGTTGTAACTTACTGTTGGTTTAAAACCAGCGATTTATTTAAAGTCGATATTACTAAAGGTACTGATCATTAA
- the rplT gene encoding 50S ribosomal protein L20, whose translation MARVKRGVVAHRRHKKILARAKGYYGARSRVYRVAFQAVIKAGQYAYRDRRQKKRQFRALWIARINAGARLNGLSYSRMIDGLKKAQVIIDRRVLADIAMHDAVAFAALAEKAKGALAA comes from the coding sequence ATGGCTCGTGTAAAACGTGGTGTAGTGGCTCATCGCCGTCACAAAAAAATTCTTGCTCGCGCTAAAGGTTACTATGGTGCTCGTTCACGCGTTTACCGCGTAGCGTTCCAAGCGGTAATCAAAGCTGGTCAATACGCTTACCGTGACCGCCGTCAAAAGAAACGTCAATTCCGTGCTTTATGGATTGCGCGTATCAATGCTGGTGCTCGTCTTAACGGTTTGTCTTACAGTCGTATGATCGATGGCTTGAAAAAAGCGCAAGTAATCATCGACCGTCGCGTATTAGCTGACATCGCTATGCATGATGCGGTTGCATTTGCTGCTTTAGCTGAAAAAGCTAAAGGTGCATTAGCTGCATAA
- a CDS encoding Hsp20 family protein gives MSNLNLHPLFRRSIGFDRLNDFIDYAMQSDTPNYPPYNIEKSGENRYRIVVATAGFSLEELGLSLENQLLTISGKPEAVQKETTEYLHKGIARRAFKLSLRLDEHIEVQQADYENGLLVIELERIIPEEKLPREIPIGKKKLLLDQPDSTEKTVSTQ, from the coding sequence ATGAGTAATCTAAATCTTCATCCTTTATTTCGTCGTAGCATTGGATTTGACCGTTTAAATGATTTTATTGACTACGCCATGCAAAGTGATACACCCAATTACCCTCCATATAATATAGAGAAATCTGGTGAAAACCGTTATCGCATTGTGGTGGCTACCGCAGGTTTTAGCCTAGAGGAATTAGGACTGAGTCTAGAAAATCAGCTTCTTACCATTTCAGGTAAACCTGAGGCTGTTCAGAAAGAAACAACTGAATATCTGCATAAAGGAATCGCGCGTCGTGCCTTTAAATTATCTTTACGCTTAGATGAACATATTGAAGTTCAACAAGCTGATTATGAGAATGGTTTATTGGTCATTGAGTTGGAACGAATCATACCAGAAGAGAAACTTCCACGCGAAATCCCAATTGGTAAGAAAAAACTTTTACTTGATCAGCCTGATTCTACAGAAAAAACTGTAAGCACTCAGTAA
- a CDS encoding glutathione S-transferase N-terminal domain-containing protein yields MIDLYYWGTPNGHKITIALEEMGLDYQIFPINILENDQFQPDFLRISPNNKIPAIVDQNGPRGESISVFESGAILQYLGRKTGLFYPTDEQERVEVEQWLMWQMGGFGPMLGQNHHFNKFAPERIPYAIDRYINETKRLYTVLNKQLIGQKFVAGEYSIADMAILPWALRYEWQGIQLEDYPYVQDYIERLTARSAIQKALSIQV; encoded by the coding sequence ATGATTGATCTTTATTATTGGGGAACACCCAATGGACATAAAATAACCATTGCACTTGAGGAAATGGGCTTGGATTATCAAATTTTTCCAATTAATATTTTGGAAAATGATCAGTTCCAACCAGACTTCTTAAGAATCTCTCCTAATAATAAAATTCCAGCGATTGTTGATCAAAATGGACCACGAGGTGAATCGATTTCTGTATTTGAATCAGGTGCGATCCTACAATATTTAGGTCGGAAGACTGGATTATTCTATCCTACGGATGAACAAGAGCGAGTTGAAGTAGAGCAATGGTTAATGTGGCAAATGGGTGGGTTTGGTCCAATGCTAGGGCAAAATCATCATTTTAATAAATTTGCACCTGAACGTATTCCTTATGCAATTGATCGTTATATCAATGAGACTAAACGCCTTTACACTGTTTTAAATAAGCAATTGATTGGTCAGAAGTTCGTGGCAGGTGAGTATTCAATTGCTGATATGGCAATCTTGCCTTGGGCATTGCGTTATGAATGGCAAGGCATTCAACTTGAAGATTATCCATATGTGCAAGACTATATTGAACGCTTAACGGCGCGCTCTGCGATACAAAAAGCTTTATCGATCCAAGTCTAA
- a CDS encoding integration host factor subunit alpha translates to MTALTKAEMADHLSELTSLNRREAKQMVELFFDEISQALIAGEQVKLSGFGNFELRDKRERPGRNPKTGEEIPISARRVVTFRAGQKFRQRVGNEQID, encoded by the coding sequence ATGACAGCATTAACAAAAGCAGAGATGGCGGACCATTTAAGTGAGCTTACTAGCTTAAATCGCCGTGAAGCAAAACAGATGGTTGAGTTGTTTTTTGATGAGATCAGCCAAGCATTAATTGCGGGTGAACAAGTCAAACTTTCTGGTTTCGGTAATTTTGAATTACGTGATAAACGTGAGCGTCCAGGACGCAATCCAAAAACGGGTGAAGAAATCCCGATTTCTGCCCGCCGAGTGGTTACGTTTAGAGCGGGTCAAAAATTTAGACAGCGCGTTGGAAATGAGCAGATCGATTGA
- a CDS encoding YqaA family protein, with protein sequence MSYWLLFISAFGAATLLPLQSEAVLITLLIQGLSNPLYLILVATIGNVLGSCVNWWLGLKIEHFKDKKWFPVSGQRLEQAQQIYHKYGFYSLLLSWTPVIGDPITLIAGLMKENFWRFLLIVTIAKGGRYLTLYVLYLGVF encoded by the coding sequence ATGAGTTATTGGTTGTTGTTTATATCTGCTTTTGGGGCGGCAACCTTATTACCTTTACAGTCGGAAGCAGTATTAATAACCTTATTGATACAAGGGCTTTCCAACCCTCTTTATCTGATCTTGGTTGCAACCATTGGAAATGTCTTGGGTTCATGTGTGAATTGGTGGTTAGGACTGAAAATTGAACATTTTAAAGATAAAAAATGGTTTCCTGTTTCTGGGCAGCGTCTAGAGCAGGCACAACAGATCTATCATAAATATGGTTTTTATTCGCTGCTACTGAGTTGGACACCTGTGATTGGTGATCCGATTACCTTGATTGCAGGATTGATGAAAGAAAATTTTTGGCGATTTTTATTGATTGTCACCATCGCCAAAGGTGGGCGTTATTTAACATTGTATGTGTTATATCTTGGAGTTTTTTGA
- the rho gene encoding transcription termination factor Rho encodes MNLTELKKKPIGELIKIAEFMGLEGMARNRKQDIIFAILKRHAMNGEEIFGDGVLEILSDGFGFLRSAAGSYLAGPDDIYVSPSQIRRFNLRTGDTITGTIRPPKEGERYFALLKVNQINYDTPENSRNKILFENLTPLFPTEQLIMELGNGTTEDLTARVVDLVAPIGKGQRSIIVAPPKAGKTMLLQNIAQSIVRNNPEVFLIVLLIDERPEEVTEMERTVRGEVVASTFDEAPARHVQVAEMVIEKAKRLVEHKKDVVILLDSITRLARAYNTVIPSSGKVLTGGVDAHALERPKRFFGAARNIEEGGSLTIISTALIETGSKMDDVIYEEFKGTGNQEITLDRRIAEKRVFPAMNIKKSGTRREERLMSEENLRKVWILRKLLHPMDELAAMEFLLDRMKETKTNDDFFDQMKRKAST; translated from the coding sequence ATGAACTTAACTGAACTCAAGAAAAAACCCATTGGCGAACTCATTAAAATTGCGGAGTTTATGGGCCTTGAAGGCATGGCACGTAACCGTAAACAAGATATTATTTTTGCCATTTTAAAACGCCATGCCATGAATGGCGAAGAAATTTTTGGTGATGGTGTTCTCGAAATTCTTTCAGATGGTTTTGGCTTTTTACGCTCTGCTGCTGGTTCATATTTAGCAGGACCAGATGATATCTATGTCAGCCCATCACAAATTCGCCGTTTTAACTTACGCACAGGCGATACCATTACAGGTACTATTCGTCCACCAAAAGAAGGCGAACGTTACTTTGCATTACTGAAAGTTAATCAAATTAACTATGACACACCTGAGAACTCGCGTAATAAAATTTTATTCGAGAACTTAACCCCTCTCTTCCCAACAGAACAACTGATTATGGAATTGGGCAACGGTACAACTGAAGATCTCACAGCTCGTGTGGTCGACTTGGTTGCTCCGATTGGTAAAGGTCAACGTTCTATTATTGTTGCACCGCCTAAAGCGGGTAAAACAATGCTATTACAAAACATTGCTCAATCAATTGTGCGTAATAATCCCGAAGTGTTCTTAATCGTACTTTTGATTGACGAACGTCCTGAGGAAGTTACAGAAATGGAACGTACTGTTCGCGGTGAAGTTGTGGCATCAACATTTGATGAAGCACCTGCTCGCCATGTTCAGGTTGCAGAAATGGTGATTGAGAAAGCAAAACGTTTAGTTGAGCATAAAAAAGACGTTGTGATTTTACTTGACTCAATTACTCGTCTTGCGCGTGCCTACAACACTGTGATCCCGTCATCAGGTAAGGTATTAACCGGTGGTGTGGATGCTCATGCATTAGAACGTCCTAAACGTTTCTTCGGTGCTGCGCGTAACATCGAAGAAGGTGGTTCTCTAACCATCATTTCAACTGCTTTGATCGAAACAGGCAGTAAAATGGATGATGTAATTTACGAAGAATTTAAAGGTACAGGTAACCAAGAAATTACGCTGGATCGCCGTATCGCAGAGAAACGAGTATTCCCTGCAATGAATATCAAAAAATCTGGAACTCGTCGTGAAGAGCGCCTAATGAGCGAAGAAAATCTACGTAAAGTTTGGATTTTACGCAAATTGCTTCACCCTATGGATGAACTTGCTGCAATGGAATTCTTATTAGATCGTATGAAGGAAACCAAAACTAATGATGACTTCTTTGATCAAATGAAACGTAAAGCATCGACATAA
- a CDS encoding NADAR family protein, which produces MQDEKFLNDLIQQVQQGQPFKYLYFWGHTPKQTNHVDKSCFSQWFPSPFKQEGIEYLTAEHYMMAQKAKLFNDDEIFQQILKVTHPNEAKQLGRKVQHYDEKLWQEKRFEIVVQANLAKFSQHPELRDFLLTTHERILVEASPVDQIWGIGMAQDHEHIQDPNQWQGLNLLGFALMQVRSQFLAQ; this is translated from the coding sequence ATGCAAGACGAAAAATTTTTAAATGATTTAATTCAACAAGTCCAACAAGGTCAACCATTTAAATATTTATATTTTTGGGGACATACCCCAAAGCAAACCAATCATGTAGACAAAAGTTGTTTTAGCCAGTGGTTTCCATCGCCATTCAAACAGGAGGGTATTGAATATCTCACGGCGGAACATTATATGATGGCGCAAAAAGCAAAACTCTTTAACGATGATGAGATATTTCAACAGATTTTGAAGGTCACACACCCGAATGAAGCAAAACAGCTCGGTCGGAAAGTACAGCATTATGACGAGAAATTGTGGCAGGAAAAGCGTTTTGAGATCGTAGTACAGGCAAATTTGGCTAAATTTTCACAGCATCCTGAACTAAGAGATTTTCTACTTACTACGCATGAACGTATTTTGGTTGAAGCATCGCCTGTCGATCAGATTTGGGGGATTGGTATGGCACAAGATCACGAGCATATCCAAGACCCGAACCAATGGCAGGGGTTAAACTTACTTGGATTTGCGCTGATGCAGGTGCGGTCTCAATTTCTGGCCCAGTAA
- the trxA gene encoding thioredoxin: protein MSATIVNTTDENFQADVLNAETPVLVDFWAGWCAPCKAIAPVLEDLSNEYAGKVKIVKVDVTACEDTAVKYNIRNIPALLMFKNGEVVAQQVGAAPRSKLAAFIDQNI from the coding sequence ATGTCTGCGACTATTGTTAATACAACTGATGAAAACTTCCAAGCAGATGTTTTAAATGCTGAAACTCCTGTACTTGTTGACTTCTGGGCTGGCTGGTGTGCGCCATGTAAAGCGATTGCACCAGTGCTTGAAGACCTTTCAAATGAATATGCAGGAAAAGTCAAAATCGTTAAAGTTGACGTGACTGCATGTGAAGACACTGCTGTGAAGTACAACATTCGTAACATTCCAGCATTATTAATGTTTAAAAATGGCGAAGTTGTTGCGCAACAAGTCGGTGCAGCACCTCGTTCTAAACTTGCAGCATTTATTGATCAAAATATCTAA
- the pheT gene encoding phenylalanine--tRNA ligase subunit beta gives MKISENWLRSWVNPAIDSDTLSDQLTMLGLEVDELAPVAKPFTGVVVGEVLTVEQHPDADRLRVTTINIGSGEALQIVCGAPNVRVGMKAPVAMIGAVLPGDFKIKKGKLRGVESQGMLCGASEIDLEDKIDGLLELPADAPVGMNIREYLKLDDNVIDISITPNRGDCFSIRGIAREIAVINQLKVNEPEIQSVPATITDEKAVTISTEGTPRYLGRIIKNVNVKAPTPEWMEQALARSGIRTHSILVDITNYVLLELGQPMHAFDLAKIEGSIQVRQAQPQEKLTLLNDQEVELQDDIMVIADDQKVLAMAGIMGGLDSSVTDETQDIFLESAFFAPLAIAGRARRFGLHTDSSQRYERGVDFELPMIAMYRASELIQAFAGGEFGPITVAEQEPLLPKREAITLQQAQVDQLLGYQVAGDFIADALTRLGCVVESKAEGEWSVVPPSHRYDMAIYQDLIEEVARIHGYDNIQISLPKIDVTLEKYQDRFEIAQLRQTIAALGYQEAISFSFADAKLEKQLNPNVQPLMLANPISSDLAAMRSTLLSSLIPCVQYNLNRQQQRVRFFELGLRFDYQNAQSIHDLKQIPTLALIAVGSRVPESWHAKPQIMDFFDFKGEVEEILAAGRVKAEFVRTERAWLHPGQSAEIVVDGQSIGYLGRLHPSLENELDLGTTWVAELDQQAVLQSYVSNFTELSRFPSVRRDIALLISDNIEVRDIQRLIEQTGGELLDSTWLFDVYTGQGVEQGKRSLAFAVLWQHPARTLEDAEIKSGMDNIIQVLEDTYQATLRAS, from the coding sequence ATGAAAATTAGTGAAAATTGGTTACGCAGCTGGGTAAATCCAGCGATTGATAGCGATACATTGTCTGATCAATTGACCATGTTGGGTTTGGAAGTTGATGAGTTAGCGCCTGTTGCAAAACCGTTTACTGGTGTGGTTGTTGGTGAAGTCCTTACGGTTGAACAACATCCAGATGCAGATCGTTTACGTGTGACCACGATTAATATTGGTTCGGGTGAAGCCTTACAGATTGTCTGTGGTGCGCCAAATGTTCGTGTGGGCATGAAAGCTCCTGTTGCAATGATTGGTGCAGTATTGCCAGGTGATTTCAAAATTAAAAAAGGCAAGCTCCGTGGTGTTGAATCACAAGGTATGCTCTGTGGTGCTTCTGAAATTGATTTAGAAGACAAAATTGACGGTTTGTTAGAGTTGCCTGCTGATGCACCAGTGGGGATGAATATTCGTGAATATTTAAAGCTTGATGACAATGTCATTGATATCAGTATCACACCAAACCGTGGTGACTGCTTTAGTATCCGCGGGATTGCCCGTGAAATCGCAGTGATCAATCAGTTAAAGGTGAATGAGCCTGAGATCCAGTCTGTACCTGCAACAATCACAGATGAGAAAGCAGTAACGATTAGCACGGAAGGTACACCACGTTATTTGGGTCGTATTATCAAAAATGTCAATGTCAAAGCGCCGACACCGGAATGGATGGAACAGGCATTGGCACGCTCAGGCATTCGTACGCATAGTATTTTGGTGGATATTACTAACTATGTATTACTCGAGCTTGGTCAACCGATGCATGCCTTTGACTTGGCAAAAATCGAAGGTTCGATTCAAGTGCGCCAAGCGCAGCCACAAGAAAAACTGACTTTGCTCAATGATCAAGAAGTTGAATTGCAAGATGACATCATGGTCATTGCAGATGATCAGAAAGTATTGGCAATGGCAGGCATTATGGGCGGGCTGGATTCATCGGTAACTGATGAGACTCAAGATATCTTCCTCGAAAGTGCGTTCTTTGCGCCTTTAGCTATTGCAGGGCGTGCTCGTCGTTTCGGTTTGCATACTGACTCATCACAGCGCTACGAACGTGGCGTTGACTTTGAATTGCCGATGATTGCTATGTACCGTGCTTCTGAGCTGATTCAAGCCTTTGCTGGTGGAGAATTTGGTCCAATTACGGTTGCTGAGCAAGAGCCTTTATTGCCGAAACGTGAAGCGATTACATTACAACAAGCGCAAGTAGACCAGTTGTTGGGTTATCAAGTTGCTGGCGATTTTATTGCGGATGCGTTAACACGGTTGGGCTGTGTGGTTGAAAGCAAAGCTGAAGGTGAGTGGAGCGTAGTTCCACCATCACATCGCTATGATATGGCAATTTATCAAGACTTGATTGAAGAAGTTGCACGTATTCACGGCTATGACAACATTCAGATCAGTTTGCCAAAAATTGATGTGACATTGGAGAAATATCAAGATCGTTTTGAAATCGCTCAATTACGCCAAACGATAGCAGCTTTGGGTTACCAAGAAGCGATTAGTTTTAGCTTTGCCGATGCAAAACTTGAGAAGCAATTGAATCCAAACGTACAGCCATTAATGCTTGCCAACCCAATTTCAAGTGACTTGGCTGCAATGCGTAGTACTTTGTTATCCAGCCTGATTCCTTGTGTCCAGTACAATTTAAACCGTCAGCAGCAGCGTGTCCGTTTCTTTGAACTGGGCTTACGTTTTGATTATCAAAATGCACAAAGTATTCATGACCTGAAACAGATTCCGACTCTGGCCTTGATTGCGGTTGGTTCACGTGTACCAGAATCTTGGCATGCAAAACCACAGATAATGGATTTCTTTGATTTCAAGGGTGAGGTGGAAGAAATTCTGGCTGCGGGGCGTGTAAAGGCTGAATTTGTCCGTACTGAGCGTGCATGGCTGCATCCAGGTCAATCTGCGGAAATTGTGGTGGATGGACAGTCGATTGGTTACTTGGGGCGTTTACACCCGTCACTGGAAAATGAACTCGATTTGGGCACAACATGGGTGGCAGAACTGGATCAGCAGGCTGTTTTGCAATCTTATGTATCTAATTTTACAGAATTATCACGTTTTCCATCGGTTAGACGTGATATTGCGCTTTTAATCTCTGATAATATTGAGGTTAGAGATATTCAGCGCTTAATTGAGCAGACTGGTGGTGAGTTACTCGACTCAACATGGTTGTTCGATGTGTATACGGGTCAAGGGGTTGAACAAGGCAAGCGCTCTTTAGCTTTTGCAGTGTTGTGGCAACATCCAGCACGTACGCTTGAAGATGCTGAAATTAAATCTGGTATGGATAACATTATTCAAGTGTTGGAAGACACTTACCAAGCGACATTGAGGGCCTCATGA